One stretch of Gavia stellata isolate bGavSte3 chromosome 25, bGavSte3.hap2, whole genome shotgun sequence DNA includes these proteins:
- the SLC46A1 gene encoding proton-coupled folate transporter, with product MLIITLPVFDDKKKIRVEAPSRAERAAPPPAAAMAAPPPQPPAAPPPPARRCPPLPAVEPLLFLATLSLGLQGPLATQYLWDRLGAERGYSGPNASSPAGCGNGSAAADPLRQEVEALVSHWNLYINLGGFFVGLFSVTLFGPWSDSVGRRPALILPAVGMAVQAAIYLLVMYLHLHVAYFLLGRVLSGLMGDYNLILASCFAYVADTSDKRARTFRVAVLEACLGIAGMLASIGGGQWRKAQGYINPFWLVLAASLAAALYAAFCLKESVKQQKPAKLFTLSHYKAVYRLYTAPEHLSSRRKLALYSLAFFLLVTVHFGTKDLFVLYELGSPLCWAADLIGYGSAASYLAYLSSLGGLRLLQLCLQDTWVAEIGLISNISGLVVISLATTTPLMFTGYGILFLSMAATPVIRAKLSKLVSETEQGALFASVACVEGLCSLVATGVFNSLYPASLHFMRGFPFLFGAVILLIPAAIIGWIEIWDSNRDYNHFSGAFLSPADG from the exons ATGTTGATTATAACTCTTCCTGTGTTTGAcgacaagaaaaaaatcagggttGAAGC cccgTCCCGGGCGGAGCGCGCCGctcctccgcccgccgccgccatggccgccccgccgccgcagccccccgccgccccgccgccgcccgcccgccgctgcccgccgctgcccgccgtCGAGCCGCTCCTCTTCCTGGCCACGCTGTCCCTCGGCCTGCAGGGCCCGCTCGCCACCCAGTACCTCTGGGACCGGCTGGGGGCCGAGCGCGGCTACAGCGGCCCCAACGCCAGCAGCCCCGCCGGCTGCGGGAacggcagcgccgccgccgaCCCCCTGCGGCAG GAGGTGGAAGCGCTGGTCTCCCACTGGAACCTCTACATCAACCTGGGAGGCTTCTTCGTTGGGCTCTTCTCCGTGACTCTCTTCGGACCATGGAGCGACAGCGTAGGCCGCCGTCCGGCGCTCATCCTGCCGGCAGTGGGTATGGCCGTGCAAGCGGCCATCTATCTTCTCGTCATGTACCTGCACCTGCACGTTGCCTACTTTCTCCTTGGACGCGTTTTGAGCGGCCTCATGGGAGACTACAACCTGATCCTGGCCAGCTGCTTCGCCTACGTGGCCGACACCAGCGACAAACGCGCACGTACATTTCGCGTCGCTGTCCTCGAGGCGTGCCTCGGCATCGCGGGCATGCTGGCCAGCATCGGTGGCGGCCAGTGGCGCAAGGCTCAGGGGTACATCAACCCCTTTTGGCTCGTGCTTGCTGCCAGCCTTGCTGCCGCTCTCTATGCTGCTTTCTGTCTTAAGGAATCAGTGAAGCAGCAGAAACCAGCCAAGCTGTTCACGCTCAGCCATTACAAGGCTGTCTACAGGCTGTACACGGCCCCAGAACACTTGAGCTCCAGGCGGAAGCTCGCTCTTTACTCCCTggctttctttcttcttgtcacGGTACATTTTGGAACCAAGGACCTCTTTGTTTTGTATGAGCTTGGCTCCCCTCTCTGCTGGGCCGCTGACCTCATTGGGTACGGCTCAGCCGCCAGTTACCTGGCTTACCTGAGCAGCCTGGGAGGGCtgcggctgctgcagctctgcctccaaGACACCTGGGTGGCAGAGATAGGATTGATCTCCAATATTTCTGGACTGGTTGTGATTTCTCTTGCTACTACAACACCACTGATGTTTACAG GTTATGGGATTCTGTTCCTTTCCATGGCAGCCACCCCAGTCATCAGAGCCAAGCTCTCCAAGCTGGTCAGTGAGACGGAACAGG GTGCTCTCTTTGCTTCGGTTGCCTGTGTGGAAGGGCTGTGTTCACTTGTGGCTACAGGAGTGTTCAACTCTCTCTACCCTGCCAGCTTGCACTTCATGAGGGGATTCCCATTTCTCTTCGGGGCTGTAATTCTTCTTATTCCAGCAGCTATTATTGG gTGGATAGAAATCTGGGACTCAAACCGTGACTACAATCACTTCTCAGGTGCTTTCCTGTCCCCTGCAGATGGCTGA
- the SLC13A2 gene encoding solute carrier family 13 member 2 gives MAGFLEMTLVFRKYLIIVFVPLLFLALPLALPTKEAQCGYVIIVMALFWCTEALPLAVTALFPVLLFPLMNIMDSTTVCREYLKDTNMLFIGGLLMAIAIENWHLHKRVALRVLLITGVRPALLLMGFMIVTAFLSMWISNTATTAMMVPIAQAVLEQLHKSEMESSTAGQASENINKAFELQEESTKTDSSKETEEKDLGNSHVLTVEEDRKRNENLLEEKHKKLCKGMSLCICYSASIGGIATLTGTTPNLVLQGQVDELFPNNGNIINFASWFSFAFPTMIVLLVLAWIWLQILYLGFNFQKNFGCAANATAKAKEQRAYDIIREESKKLGSMKFAEIAVLILFILLVLLWFTRDPGFIPGWATVLFNKNDTSYVTDATVAIFISILLFIIPSDISNNERGSKSKIRAPPALLDWKVVHQKMPWNIVFLLGGGFALAKGSEESGLSAWLGSKLTPLQQIPHPAIALLLCLLIATFTECTSNVATTTLFLPILASMAEAICLNPLYVMLPCTLSASLAFMLPVATPPNAIVFSYGQLKVIDMAKAGFVLNILGVLTITLAINTWASSLFQLQTFPSWANRTGTCP, from the exons ATGGCTGGCTTCTTGGAGATGACCCTAGTCTTCAGGAAATACCTGATCATAGTGTTTGTACCCCTTTTGTTTCTTGCTCTGCCTCTGGCTCTTCCTACCAAG GAGGCCCAATGTGGTTATGTCATCATAGTGATGGCACTGTTCTGGTGCACAGAAGCCTTGCCGTTGGCTGTCACAGCTCTCTTTCCTGTCCTGCTGTTCCCACTAATGAATATCATGGATTCAACAACA GTCTGCCGGGAGTACTTGAAGGACACCAATATGCTTTTTATTGGGGGACTGCTGATGGCCATTGCTATTGAAAATTGGCACCTACACAAGCGTGTTGCTCTGCGGGTCTTGCTTATCACTGGTGTCAGACCAGCCCT actCCTCATGGGTTTCATGATTGTGACCGCCTTCCTGTCCATGTGGATCAGCAATACCGCCACCACTGCCATGATGGTCCCGATAGCACAAGCAGTGTTGGAACAGTTGCACAAGTCAGAAATGGAGTCTAGCACAGCTGGCCAAGCATCTGAAAACATCAATAAAGCCTTTGAACTACAGGAAGAGTCAACTAAAACAGATAGCTccaaagaaacagaggaaaa GGACCTAGGTAATAGTCACGTCCTGACAGTCgaggaagacagaaagagaaatgaaaatctgCTAGAGGAGAAACACAAGAAATTGTGCAAGGGAATGTCGCTCTGTATTTGTTACTCAGCCAGTATTGGAGGGATTGCAACTCTGACTGGGACAACACCAAATCTGGTACTGCAAGGACAAGTTGATGA GCTCTTTCCTAACAATGGCAATATCATCAACTTTGCCTCTTGGTTCTCCTTTGCCTTCCCCACCATGATCGTGTTACTGGTTTTGGCGTGGATTTGGCTGCAGATACTGTACTTGGGCTTTAA ttttcagaagaattttGGTTGTGCTGCAAATGCCACTGCAAAGGCTAAGGAGCAACGGGCCTATGACATTatcagagaagaaagcaagaaattgGGCTCAATGAAATTTGCAGAAATAGCAGTTTTGATCCTCTTCATACTACTGGTACTGCTCTGGTTTACAAGAGATCCTGGTTTCATACCAGGTTGGGCAACAGTTCTTTTCAACAAAAATGATACAAG CTATGTCACTGATGCTACAGTGGCCATCTTCATTTCAATTTTGTTGTTCATCATCCCTTCCGACATTTCTAACAATGAGAGAG GGAGCAAGTCAAAGATCCGAGCACCTCCAGCTCTCTTGGACTGGAAAGTAGTTCACCAGAAAATGCCATGGAACATTGTGTTTCTGCTGGGAGGTGGCTTTGCCTTAGCCAAAGGCAGTGAG GAATCTGGTCTGTCTGCATGGTTAGGTAGCAAACTGACTCCTCTGCAGCAAATCCCTCATCCAGCTATTGCTCTCCTGTTGTGTCTCCTTATTGCCACTTTCACTGAGTGCACCAGCAATGTGGCCACCACTACCCTCTTTCTCCCTATTCTGGCTTCAATG GCTGAAGCGATCTGCCTCAATCCACTCTATGTCATGCTGCCCTGTACACTTTCTGCATCATTGGCGTTCATGCTCCCAGTGGCCACTCCTCCTAACGCCATTGTCTTCTCATATGGACAACTCAAGGTTATAGATATG GCCAAGGCTGGGTTTGTACTCAACATCCTAGGAGTTCTGACCATTACTCTAGCCATCAACACCTGGGCTTCATCTCTGTTCCAACTGCAAACTTTCCCATCCTGGGCTAATAGGACAGGCACCTGCCCATAA